In Cicer arietinum cultivar CDC Frontier isolate Library 1 chromosome 1, Cicar.CDCFrontier_v2.0, whole genome shotgun sequence, one DNA window encodes the following:
- the LOC101492355 gene encoding mannan endo-1,4-beta-mannosidase 2, giving the protein MMFAGNGLFYPLLGFASFVVFIYMSFGGLRFSFDEGKEMGFVTRNGTQFMLDGKAFYVNGWNSYWLMDHSVDFSSRFKVREMLKTGAKMGLTVCRTWAFNDGHYNALQISPGHFDEQVFQALDHVIAEARQHGIRLLLSLVNNLQPYGGKSQYVKWAWQEGVGLSASNDSFFFDPSIHSYFKNYIKTVLTRKNTITGIEYRNDPTIFGWELINEPRCMSDRSGDTLQEWIEEMSSFVKLIDKNHLLTVGLEGFYGPNDPKDLTVNPNYWASKLGSDYIRNSELANIDFTSVHIYPDQWFHEKEIEAQLKFVSKWMHSHIEDGDEVLKKPVLFSEYGLSKTNPNFKLSDREKMYEIILGIIYKSAKKNRSGAGALVWQFLVGGMEDYSDDYGIVPGENPSTLSLFIKQSCRLAKLKGYTQQDVSFKELC; this is encoded by the exons ATGATGTTTGCAGGAAATGGGTTGTTTTATCCCCTTCTGGGTTTTGCATCTTTTgtggtttttatttatatgtctTTTGGTGGGTTAAGGTTTAGTTTTGATGAAGGGAAGGAGATGGGTTTTGTGACGAGAAATGGGACGCAGTTTATGTTGGATGGAAAAGCTTTTTATGTAAATGGGTGGAATTCTTATTGGTTGATGGACCATTCTGTGGATTTTTCATCGAGATTTAAGGTTCGTGAAATGTTGAAAACTGGTGCTAAAATGGGACTCACTGTTTGTAGAACTTGGGCATTCAATGATGGTCATTATAATGCACTTCAAATTTCACCTGGTCACTTTGATGAACAAGTTTTCCAg GCTTTGGATCATGTCATAGCAGAAGCAAGGCAACATGGAATTAGGCTGCTCCTTAGCTTAGTAAATAATTTGCAACCATATGGTGGGAAGAGTCAGTATGTCAAATGGGCGTGGCAAGAAGGGGTAGGATTAAGCGCTTCCAATGATTCTTTCTTCTTTGATCCATCAATCCATAGTTATTTCAAGAATTACATCAAG ACTGTGTTGACAAGGAAAAATACAATCACCGGAATTGAATATAGAAATGACCCCACCATTTTCGGCTGGGAATTGATTAATGAGCCTCGTTGCATGTCTGATCGTTCCGGTGACACTCTCCAA GAGTGGATAGAAGAAATGTCGAGTTTCGTCAAATTGATTGACAAGAACCATCTTTTGACTGTGGGACTTGAAGGTTTTTATGGTCCTAATGACCCAAAAGATTTGACTGTCAACCCAAATTATTGGGCATCCAAACTTGGCTCTGATTATATCCGGAACTCCGAATTGGCTAATATTGATTTCACCTCTGTTCATATCTACCCTGACCAATG GTTTCATGAGAAAGAAATTGAAGCTCAACTGAAGTTTGTCTCCAAGTGGATGCATTCGCACATTGAAGACGGTGACGAAGTATTGAAGAAGCCAGTCTTGTTCTCTGAATATGGATTATcaaaaacaaatccaaactTCAAATTATCCGACCGAGAAAAGATGTATGAAATTATTTTAGGCATCATTTACAAATCTGCAAAGAAAAACCGGTCCGGAGCAGGTGCTCTAGTTTGGCAATTCTTAGTCGGGGGAATGGAAGATTATTCCGATGATTATGGGATCGTCCCGGGTGAAAACCCATCAACCCTATCACTATTTATTAAACAATCATGCAGATTGGCCAAATTAAAGGGATATACTCAACAGGATGTAAGTTTCAAAGAACTTtgttag
- the LOC101491609 gene encoding probable serine/threonine-protein kinase At1g54610, protein MGCISSKSSAVDDSKEGLTKDLRSSSKRISTMKVSRLDKKRADGVLEKDDILDGIGMKVSLIDKEANNGSVCLYDDQSVKMEMEKPELNVKMEMEKPELNVKMEMEKPELGAVVVDCPPGVGRVPKALEGEQVAAGWPTWLSSVAGEAINGWIPRSANTFEKFDKIGEGTYSTVYKAHDLINQKVVALKRVRFDSLDHESVKFMTREIIFLRRLDHPNVIKLEGLITSQTSRSLYLVFEYMEHDLTGLVSAPYIKFSEPQIKCYMQQLLSGLDHCHSRGVLHRDIKGSNLLIDNNGILKIADFGLANFFDPHQSVKLTSRVVTLWYRPPELLLGSSNYGVAVDMWSTGCILGELYCRRPILPGKTEVEQLHKIFKLCGSPSVDYWRKLRLPHSAVFRPPHHYRNCLKDTFKEFPPAAVRLIETLLSLDPTLRGTAATALKNEFFSLEPRACDPSTLPKYPPSKEINTKMGEGSTKRQGALRGKEQRVGPRVRQEKESQSFVLSKADADSRISMQRGQHFPNMTSQNELFNLHREPVSRFVGSPHKQSEDAKEMVNYFSGPLYQRPSHSGLLVPGSGLHKVGNEAAEWLPHASNKVNLPKPSRTSLSGNQKENPALSRPRDTLQAHKYLGLSNGSESRRQHDKKHHSQIIDIIQTENGKDGHASSENKIYMSGPLLVSSNNMDQMLKEHERRIQEYSRRARIDRSKGESMITAKLG, encoded by the exons ATGGGTTGCATAAGTTCCAAGAGTTCAGCTGTGGATGACAGCAAGGAAGGTTTGACAAAGGACTTGAGGTCATCTAGCAAAAGAATCTCTACGATGAAGGTTTCAAGATTGGATAAGAAAAGGGCTGATGGAGTTTTGGAGAAAGATGATATTTTGGATGGTATTGGCATGAAAGTTTCATTGATTGATAAGGAGGCCAATAATGGTTCAGTGTGCTTGTATGATGATCAGAGTGTGAAGATGGAAATGGAGAAACCTGAATTGAATGTGAAGATGGAAATGGAGAAACCTGAATTGAATGTGAAGATGGAAATGGAGAAACCTGAATTGGGTGCTGTTGTTGTTGATTGTCCTCCTGGTGTTGGAAGGGTTCCAAAGGCGTTAGAAGGAGAGCAAGTTGCAGCTGGATGGCCAACTTGGCTTTCTTCTGTTGCTGGTGAAGCTATCAATGGATGGATTCCGCGGAGTGCAAATACTTTTGAGAAGTTTGATAAA ATTGGCGAAGGAACTTACAGCACTGTTTATAAGGCACACGATTTGATTAACCAAAAGGTCGTTGCCTTGAAGCGGGTGCGCTTTGATAGTCTTGATCACGAGAGTGTCAAGTTTATGACAAGGGAAATCATTTTTCTGCGTAGACTTGACCATCCAAATGTAATTAAGTTGGAGGGTTTGATAACATCGCAGACGTCTCGCAGCTTGTACCTTGTTTTTGAATATATGGAACACGATCTTACAGGACTTGTGTCAGCACCTTACATTAAGTTTTCTGAACCACAG ATTAAATGCTACATGCAGCAGCTTCTTAGTGGATTGGATCATTGCCATAGTCGTGGTGTTCTCCACCGTGATATAAAGGGCTCAAATCTTCTCATTGACAATAATGGCATTTTAAAGATTGCAGATTTTGGTTTGGCTAACTTTTTTGACCCTCATCAAAGTGTTAAATTGACCAGCCGCGTAGTAACTCTGTGGTATAGACCACCAGAACTTTTACTTGGATCATCAAATTATGGAGTTGCAGTGGATATGTGGAGCACTGGTTGCATACTGGGTGAACTATACTGTCGCAGGCCAATATTGCCTGGAAAAACAGAG GTTGAGCAATTGCATAAGATTTTTAAACTTTGTGGATCACCATCTGTGGACTATTGGCGTAAACTGCGGTTGCCCCATTCTGCAGTATTCAGGCCTCCACACCATTATAGGAACTGTCTTAAAGATACATTTAAAGAATTTCCACCTGCTGCTGTTAGGCTTATAGAGACCCTACTCTCTTTAGATCCTACGCTTCGAGGAACAGCAGCTACTGCTCTAAAGAATGAG TTCTTTTCATTGGAACCTCGTGCTTGCGATCCATCAACTTTGCCAAAATATCCTCCTAGCAAAGAGATCAACACTAAAATGGGGGAAGGATCAACAAAAAG GCAAGGAGCACTTAGAGGAAAGGAGCAAAGAGTTGGGCCACGAGTTAGACAAGAGAAAGAATCTCAGTCATTCGTCTTATCCAAAGCCGATGCTGACTCCCGCATATCAATGCAG CGAGGGCAACACTTTCCGAATATGACAAGCCAGAATGAATTGTTCAACCTTCATAGAGAACCTGTATCCAGATTTGTGGGTTCACCACACAAACAGTCAGAAGATGCTAAAGAAATGGTCAATTATTTCTCTGGGCCTCTTTATCAGAGACCTTCACATTCAGGTTTACTGGTTCCAGGTTCGGGTCTGCACAAAGTTGGAAACGAAGCTGCTGAGTGGCTGCCACATGCTTCAAATAAAGTCAACCTACCGAAACCATCTAGGACTTCGTTGTCTggaaatcaaaaagaaaatccAGCTCTCTCAAGGCCCCGAGATACACTTCAAGCACACAAATATTTGGGGTTGAGTAATGGCTCAGAGTCAAGAAGGCAGCATGATAAAAAACACCATTCTCAGATAATTGATATCATCCAAACAGAAAATGGAAAG GACGGGCATGCATCTAGCGAAAACAAGATCTATATGTCTGGTCCATTACTGGTTTCATCGAACAATATGGATCAGATGCTCAAAGAACACGAACGGAGGATCCAAGAATATTCACGACGAGCCAGAATTGATAGGTCTAAAGGTGAAAGTATGATCACAGCAAAATTAGGATGA
- the LOC101492687 gene encoding uncharacterized protein gives MVVSLKPAKFYGSSLPRPRIYANPDGSDRIDPPLSVSDPLMSWAQEAHWSMGGLSFKRLRLQGKIEGNVEKLRNQREKTFKAQAHTLSPSSDLPRSKTSPSHSPSPPPAPIASKRRRLVALLEKENEEEVRVSVPETRGRRLVKKLGDDFDRVASPENNRSNKTGSDSTSTLKTRKRRLVKIGDVKKDVEEGENVKKNKSEIEQSPNSENRVRTSPRLVKHDSS, from the coding sequence ATGGTTGTTTCTCTCAAACCCGCCAAATTCTACGGCTCAAGCCTCCCCCGTCCTCGCATCTACGCCAACCCAGACGGCTCCGACCGTATCGACCCCCCTCTCTCCGTTAGCGATCCACTCATGTCATGGGCCCAAGAAGCCCACTGGTCCATGGGCGGCCTCAGTTTCAAACGCCTCCGTCTCCAAGGCAAAATCGAAGGAAACGTTGAAAAACTCCGTAACCAACGCGAAAAAACTTTCAAAGCCCAAGCCCATACACTCAGCCCTAGTTCCGATCTTCCCAGATCTAAAACCTCCCCTTCGCATTCTCCTTCTCCACCACCGGCTCCTATTGCTTCCAAGCGCCGTAGACTCGTAGCTCTTCTcgagaaggagaatgaagaaGAGGTTAGGGTTTCGGTTCCTGAAACTCGTGGGAGAAGGTTGGTGAAGAAGCTTGGTGATGATTTTGATCGTGTAGCTTCACCGGAGAATAATCGATCTAATAAAACTGGCTCTGATTCGACTTCGACGTTGAAGACTCGGAAACGAAGATTGGTCAAAATTGGTGATGTTAAGAAGGATGTGGAAGAAGGAGAAAATGTGAAGAAGAATAAGAGTGAAATTGAGCAAAGCCCTAATTCTGAGAATAGGGTTAGAACTTCTCCCAGATTGGTTAAGCATGATTCAAGTTAG